The following are encoded in a window of Streptomyces sp. 11x1 genomic DNA:
- a CDS encoding PspC domain-containing protein: MSRLARPTEGRMIGGVCAALARRFGTSATTMRVIFLVSCLLPGPQFLLYIALWILFPSEGKTRAAW; encoded by the coding sequence ATGAGCCGCCTTGCCCGCCCCACCGAAGGCCGGATGATCGGCGGAGTGTGCGCCGCGCTGGCACGGCGCTTCGGCACCTCCGCGACCACGATGCGCGTGATCTTCCTGGTGTCGTGTCTGCTTCCGGGCCCGCAGTTCCTGCTGTACATAGCCCTCTGGATTCTGTTCCCCTCCGAGGGCAAGACCCGCGCGGCCTGGTGA
- a CDS encoding aldehyde dehydrogenase family protein — MASAFEYAPAPESRAIVDIAPSYGLFIDGEFTEAADGKVFKTVSPASEEVLSEIAQAGEADVDRAVQAARRAFEKWSALPGTERAKYLFRIARIIQERSRELAVLETLDNGKPIKETRDADLPLVAAHFFYYAGWADKLDHAGYGASPRPLGVAGQVIPWNFPLLMLAWKIAPALATGNTVVLKPAETTPLSALFFADVCRQAGLPKGVVNILPGYGDTGAALVAHPDVNKVAFTGSTAVGKQIAKTVAGTRKKLTLELGGKGANIVFDDAPIDQAVEGIVNGIFFNQGQVCCAGSRLLVQESIQDELLDSLKRRLSTLRLGDPLDKNTDIGAINSEEQLTRITSLVERGESEGAERWSPACELPTAGYWFAPTLFTNVTQAHTIARDEIFGPVLSVLTFRTPDEAVAKANNTQYGLSAGIWTEKGSRILAVANKLRAGVVWSNTFNKFDPTSPFGGYKESGFGREGGRHGLEAYLDV; from the coding sequence ATGGCTTCCGCATTCGAATACGCACCGGCCCCCGAGTCCCGGGCGATCGTCGACATCGCCCCCTCCTACGGCCTGTTCATCGACGGCGAGTTCACCGAGGCCGCCGACGGCAAGGTCTTCAAGACGGTCAGCCCCGCCTCCGAGGAGGTCCTCTCCGAGATCGCCCAGGCGGGCGAGGCGGACGTGGACCGCGCCGTACAGGCGGCCCGCAGGGCGTTCGAGAAGTGGTCGGCCCTGCCCGGCACGGAGCGCGCGAAGTACCTCTTCCGCATCGCCCGCATCATCCAGGAGCGCTCCCGCGAGCTGGCCGTCCTCGAAACCCTGGACAACGGCAAGCCGATCAAGGAGACCCGCGACGCCGACCTCCCCCTGGTCGCCGCGCACTTCTTCTACTACGCGGGCTGGGCCGACAAGCTCGACCACGCCGGCTACGGCGCGAGCCCCCGCCCCCTCGGCGTGGCGGGCCAGGTCATCCCCTGGAACTTCCCGCTCCTGATGCTGGCGTGGAAGATCGCCCCGGCCCTGGCGACGGGCAACACGGTCGTCCTGAAGCCCGCGGAGACCACCCCCCTCTCGGCGCTGTTCTTCGCGGACGTCTGCCGTCAGGCGGGCCTGCCCAAGGGCGTCGTCAACATCCTCCCGGGATACGGCGACACGGGCGCGGCCCTGGTCGCGCACCCGGACGTGAACAAGGTCGCCTTCACCGGCTCCACCGCGGTCGGCAAGCAGATCGCGAAGACGGTCGCGGGCACCCGCAAGAAGCTCACCCTCGAACTGGGCGGCAAGGGCGCGAACATCGTCTTCGACGACGCGCCCATCGACCAGGCCGTCGAGGGCATCGTGAACGGCATCTTCTTCAACCAGGGCCAGGTCTGCTGCGCGGGTTCCCGCCTGCTGGTCCAGGAGTCGATCCAGGACGAGCTGCTCGACTCCCTCAAGCGCCGCCTGTCGACCCTCCGTCTCGGCGACCCGCTGGACAAGAACACGGACATCGGCGCGATCAACTCCGAGGAGCAGCTCACCCGGATCACCTCGCTCGTCGAGCGCGGCGAGTCGGAGGGCGCCGAGCGCTGGTCCCCGGCCTGCGAACTGCCCACCGCCGGCTACTGGTTCGCCCCGACGCTCTTCACGAACGTCACGCAGGCGCACACCATCGCCCGTGACGAGATCTTCGGTCCGGTCCTGTCCGTCCTCACCTTCCGCACCCCGGACGAGGCGGTCGCCAAGGCCAACAACACCCAGTACGGTCTGTCGGCGGGCATCTGGACCGAGAAGGGCTCCCGGATCCTGGCCGTCGCGAACAAGCTGCGCGCGGGTGTCGTCTGGTCCAACACGTTCAACAAGTTCGACCCGACGTCGCCGTTCGGCGGCTACAAGGAGTCGGGCTTCGGCCGCGAGGGCGGCCGCCACGGCCTGGAGGCGTACCTCGATGTCTGA
- a CDS encoding uridine kinase, translating to MSSHPPIPTRVVLLSGPSGSGKSLLAARSGLPVLRLDDFYKEGDDPTLPLVEGSTDIDWDHPLSWDADTAVAAIGELCRTGGTTVPTYDISLSARTGAEALHIGRTPVFIAEGIFAAEIVERCRELGLLADALCLTRGPVKTFRRRFLRDLKEGRKSVPFLLRRGWRLMRLERSIVARQTELGAHPCDRDEALGRLAAAAAGRVAKAPA from the coding sequence GTGAGTTCGCATCCCCCGATACCGACCCGAGTCGTCCTGCTGTCCGGTCCGTCCGGCTCGGGCAAGTCCCTCCTCGCCGCCCGCTCCGGCCTGCCCGTGCTGCGGCTCGACGACTTCTACAAGGAGGGCGACGACCCGACGCTGCCGCTGGTGGAGGGCAGCACGGACATCGACTGGGACCACCCGCTGTCGTGGGACGCGGACACCGCCGTCGCCGCGATCGGGGAACTGTGCCGCACGGGCGGGACGACCGTCCCGACGTACGACATCTCCCTCAGCGCGCGGACGGGCGCGGAGGCCCTGCACATCGGACGGACGCCGGTGTTCATCGCCGAGGGCATCTTCGCCGCCGAGATCGTCGAACGCTGCCGTGAACTCGGTCTGCTGGCGGACGCGCTCTGTCTGACCCGTGGACCGGTGAAGACCTTCCGCCGCCGTTTCCTGCGCGACCTCAAGGAGGGCCGCAAGTCGGTGCCGTTCCTGCTGCGTCGCGGCTGGCGGCTGATGCGGCTGGAGCGTTCGATCGTGGCCCGGCAGACGGAGTTGGGCGCCCACCCCTGCGACCGGGACGAGGCGCTGGGCCGACTGGCGGCGGCCGCCGCCGGCCGCGTCGCGAAGGCCCCGGCCTGA
- a CDS encoding ATP-binding protein produces the protein MCTAAARQGRGRTVVADPDPYRARRGLPVGHASVTKARGGIRGWAAVRRTVQSRIRFTSLRLRLVVVFGLVALTAAVSASGIAYWLNREAVQTRAQDAALNDFEREMQSHVSTLRPNPTQDQLRLAARKMADGGERSSVLLIAEGADGETVSGSSTDNALTGFSLEDVPASLQKAVNKRQKLTGGNKHAYHVYWQRVIDGDTPYLVGGAKMIGGGPTGYMRKSLAEEAKDLNSLAWSLGIATGLSLIGSALLAQAAATTVLKPVQRLGVAARRLGEGKLDTRLRVSGTDELADLSRTFNLAAESLEKKVDDMSAREEASRRFVADMSHELRTPLTAITAVTEVLEEELDADTGSLDPMIEPAVRLVVSETRRLNDLVENLMEVTRFDAGTARLVLDDVDIADQITACIDARAWLDAVELDAERGIIINLDPRRLDVILANLIGNALKHGGSPVRVSVRTEGENLFIEVQDHGPGIPEDVLPHVFDRFYKASASRPRSEGSGLGLSIALENAHIHGGEITAANSPKGGAVFTLRLPRDAASLVAQERDERVGDQGDSGPAGTEGDGR, from the coding sequence ATGTGTACAGCGGCTGCGCGCCAAGGTCGAGGACGTACCGTCGTCGCCGACCCTGATCCGTACCGTGCGCGGCGTGGGCTACCGGTTGGACACGCCTCAGTGACGAAGGCCCGAGGGGGGATCCGCGGCTGGGCCGCGGTTCGCAGGACAGTGCAGTCCAGGATCCGTTTCACCAGTCTGCGGCTGCGTCTGGTGGTCGTCTTCGGCCTGGTGGCCCTCACGGCCGCCGTGTCGGCGTCCGGTATCGCCTATTGGCTCAACCGCGAGGCCGTGCAGACCCGCGCGCAGGACGCGGCGCTCAACGACTTCGAGCGTGAGATGCAGAGCCATGTGAGCACGCTGCGCCCGAACCCGACGCAGGACCAACTGCGCCTCGCGGCACGGAAGATGGCGGACGGCGGCGAGCGCTCCAGCGTGCTGCTGATCGCCGAGGGCGCCGACGGCGAGACGGTCTCCGGCTCCTCCACCGACAACGCGCTCACCGGTTTCTCGCTGGAGGACGTGCCCGCGTCCCTGCAGAAGGCCGTCAACAAGCGGCAGAAGCTGACCGGGGGCAACAAGCACGCGTACCACGTGTACTGGCAGCGGGTCATCGACGGCGACACCCCCTACCTGGTGGGCGGCGCGAAGATGATCGGCGGCGGGCCGACCGGCTACATGCGCAAGTCCCTCGCGGAGGAGGCGAAGGACCTCAACTCCCTCGCCTGGTCCCTCGGTATCGCCACGGGCCTGTCGCTGATCGGCTCGGCGCTGCTCGCGCAGGCCGCCGCGACCACGGTCCTGAAGCCGGTGCAGCGCCTCGGGGTGGCCGCCCGGCGCCTCGGCGAGGGCAAGCTCGACACCCGGCTGCGGGTCTCCGGTACGGACGAACTGGCCGACCTCTCCCGGACGTTCAACCTCGCGGCGGAGTCCCTGGAGAAGAAGGTGGACGACATGAGCGCCCGTGAGGAGGCCTCCCGCCGCTTCGTCGCCGACATGTCCCACGAACTCCGTACGCCGCTGACGGCGATCACCGCCGTCACGGAGGTGCTGGAGGAGGAGCTGGACGCCGACACCGGCAGCCTCGACCCCATGATCGAACCGGCGGTACGGCTCGTCGTCAGCGAGACCCGGCGCCTGAACGACCTGGTCGAGAACCTGATGGAGGTCACCCGCTTCGACGCGGGGACGGCCCGGCTCGTCCTGGACGACGTGGACATCGCCGACCAGATCACCGCCTGCATCGACGCCCGCGCCTGGCTGGACGCGGTGGAACTGGACGCCGAGCGCGGCATCATCATCAACCTGGACCCGCGCCGCCTGGACGTGATCCTGGCGAACCTGATCGGCAACGCGCTCAAGCACGGCGGCTCCCCGGTGCGCGTGTCGGTGCGCACGGAGGGCGAGAACCTGTTCATCGAGGTCCAGGACCACGGGCCCGGCATCCCCGAGGACGTCCTCCCGCACGTCTTCGACCGCTTCTACAAGGCGAGCGCCTCCCGCCCGCGCTCCGAGGGCAGCGGCCTCGGCCTGTCCATCGCCCTGGAGAACGCCCACATCCACGGCGGCGAGATCACCGCCGCCAACTCCCCCAAGGGCGGCGCGGTCTTCACCCTGCGCCTGCCCCGCGACGCGGCCTCCCTGGTCGCGCAGGAACGGGACGAGCGGGTCGGCGATCAGGGCGACAGCGGCCCGGCGGGCACCGAGGGGGACGGCCGGTGA
- a CDS encoding adenosine deaminase, which produces MTNQTDPTGNTPDSDQIRRAPKVLLHDHLDGGLRPGTVVELARDSGYSQLPETDADRLGLWFREAADSGSLERYLETFSHTVAVMQTRDALFRVAAECAEDLAADGVVYAEIRYAPEQHLEGGLTLEEVVEAVNEGFREGERRARADSHRIRVGALLTAMRHAARALEIAELANRYRDLGVVGFDIAGAEAGYPPTRHLDAFEYLKRENNHFTIHAGEAFGLPSIWQALQWCGADRLGHGVRIIDDIQVHEDGSVKLGRLASYVRDKRIPLELCPSSNLQTGAARSYAEHPIGLLRRLHFRATVNTDNRLMSHTSMSREFEHLVDAFGYTLDDMQWFSVNAMKSAFIPFDERLAMINDVIKPGYAELKSEWLFRQTASTSGSVEEKG; this is translated from the coding sequence ATGACGAACCAGACCGACCCGACCGGTAACACCCCGGACTCGGACCAGATCCGCCGGGCGCCCAAGGTTCTGCTGCACGACCACCTCGACGGCGGCCTGCGCCCCGGAACCGTCGTCGAACTCGCCCGCGACAGCGGGTACTCCCAGCTCCCCGAGACCGACGCCGACCGGCTCGGCCTCTGGTTCCGCGAGGCCGCCGACTCCGGCTCGCTGGAGCGGTACCTGGAGACCTTCTCCCACACCGTCGCCGTCATGCAGACCCGCGACGCCCTCTTCCGCGTCGCCGCCGAGTGCGCCGAGGACCTCGCCGCCGACGGCGTCGTCTACGCCGAGATCCGCTACGCCCCGGAGCAACACCTCGAAGGCGGCCTCACCCTCGAAGAGGTCGTCGAGGCCGTCAACGAGGGCTTTCGGGAAGGTGAACGGCGGGCCAGGGCCGACAGCCACCGCATCCGCGTAGGCGCCCTGCTCACCGCCATGCGGCACGCGGCCCGCGCCCTGGAGATCGCCGAACTCGCCAACCGCTACCGCGACCTGGGCGTCGTCGGCTTCGACATCGCGGGGGCCGAGGCCGGCTACCCGCCCACCCGCCACCTCGACGCCTTCGAGTACCTCAAGCGCGAGAACAACCACTTCACCATCCACGCCGGTGAAGCCTTCGGGCTGCCCTCCATCTGGCAGGCCCTGCAGTGGTGCGGCGCCGACCGGCTCGGCCACGGCGTCCGCATCATCGACGACATCCAGGTCCACGAGGACGGCTCCGTGAAGCTCGGCCGCCTCGCCTCCTACGTCCGCGACAAGCGCATCCCGCTGGAGCTGTGCCCCAGCTCCAACCTCCAGACCGGCGCGGCCCGTTCGTACGCCGAGCACCCCATCGGGCTGCTGCGGCGACTGCACTTCCGGGCCACCGTGAACACCGACAACCGGCTGATGTCCCACACCAGCATGAGCCGCGAATTCGAGCACCTTGTCGACGCTTTCGGTTACACGCTCGACGACATGCAGTGGTTCTCGGTCAATGCTATGAAGTCGGCATTCATTCCTTTCGATGAACGACTGGCCATGATCAATGACGTGATCAAGCCCGGATACGCCGAGTTGAAATCCGAATGGCTGTTCCGTCAGACGGCTTCCACCAGTGGTTCTGTGGAAGAAAAGGGCTGA
- a CDS encoding ATP-binding protein: MKQSAAKTLGVAVVGAAIAAAGAGAANAAPGVPDASQALGTVTQALPVENVSKVPPTASGALAQGQSALGAGLEAAQPAANNVLAEGPTAPAAGLLGGLPAKTLPAKTLPAKTLPAKTLPAKGLGANGLPLGGGPAA, translated from the coding sequence ATGAAGCAGTCTGCTGCCAAGACCCTCGGTGTCGCCGTCGTCGGTGCCGCCATCGCCGCCGCCGGCGCGGGCGCCGCGAACGCCGCACCGGGTGTCCCCGACGCCTCCCAGGCCCTGGGCACCGTCACCCAGGCACTGCCCGTGGAGAACGTCTCGAAGGTGCCGCCGACCGCCTCCGGCGCCCTCGCCCAGGGTCAGAGCGCGCTCGGCGCCGGCCTCGAAGCCGCCCAGCCCGCCGCCAACAACGTCCTCGCCGAGGGTCCCACCGCCCCCGCCGCCGGACTGCTCGGCGGCCTCCCCGCCAAGACCCTCCCCGCCAAGACCCTCCCCGCCAAGACCCTCCCCGCCAAGACCCTCCCCGCCAAGGGCCTCGGCGCCAACGGCCTGCCCCTCGGCGGCGGCCCCGCCGCCTGA
- the deoC gene encoding deoxyribose-phosphate aldolase: MSTAAPHALADVTASDSTLRRFLHGLPGVDPVGLEARAASLGTRSIKTTAKAYAIDLAISMVDLTTLEGADTPGKIRSLGAKAVLPDPTDRTTPATAAVCVYPDMVPAAKAAVAGSTVKVASVATAFPAGRSPLAVKLADVREAVSAGADEIDMVIDRGAFLAGNYLKVHEEITAVKEACGTAARLKVIFETGELSTYDNIRRASWLGMLAGADFIKTSTGKVAVNATPANTLLMLEAVRDFRAQTGVQVGVKPAGGIRTTKDAIKFLVLVNETVGEDWLDNHWFRFGASSLLNDLLMQRQKLATGRYSGPDYVTVD, encoded by the coding sequence ATGTCCACAGCTGCACCCCACGCTCTCGCCGACGTCACCGCGTCCGACAGCACGCTGCGCCGCTTCCTCCACGGGCTGCCCGGCGTCGACCCGGTCGGCCTGGAGGCGCGCGCCGCCTCCCTCGGCACCCGTTCCATCAAGACGACCGCCAAGGCGTACGCCATCGACCTGGCCATCTCCATGGTCGACCTGACGACCCTGGAAGGCGCGGACACCCCCGGCAAGATCCGGTCCCTGGGCGCCAAGGCGGTCCTCCCCGACCCCACCGACCGCACCACGCCCGCCACCGCCGCGGTCTGCGTCTACCCCGACATGGTGCCCGCCGCGAAGGCCGCCGTCGCCGGCTCCACCGTGAAGGTCGCCTCCGTGGCCACCGCCTTTCCGGCCGGCCGCTCCCCCCTCGCCGTGAAGCTGGCGGACGTCCGCGAGGCCGTCTCCGCGGGCGCCGACGAGATCGACATGGTCATCGACCGCGGCGCGTTCCTCGCGGGGAACTACCTCAAGGTCCACGAGGAGATCACCGCGGTGAAGGAGGCCTGCGGCACCGCGGCCCGCCTGAAGGTCATCTTCGAGACGGGCGAGCTCTCGACCTACGACAACATCCGCCGGGCCAGCTGGCTCGGCATGCTCGCCGGCGCGGACTTCATCAAGACGTCCACCGGCAAGGTCGCGGTGAACGCCACGCCCGCCAACACCCTCCTCATGCTGGAGGCCGTCCGCGACTTCCGCGCCCAGACCGGCGTCCAGGTCGGTGTGAAGCCCGCCGGCGGCATCCGCACCACCAAGGACGCGATCAAGTTCCTCGTCCTGGTCAACGAGACCGTCGGCGAGGACTGGCTGGACAACCACTGGTTCCGCTTCGGCGCGTCCTCGCTCCTCAACGACCTGCTGATGCAGCGCCAGAAGCTGGCCACCGGCCGCTACTCCGGCCCCGACTACGTGACGGTGGACTGA
- a CDS encoding SigE family RNA polymerase sigma factor produces the protein MNTLHSTSTSAVVTRLHDVVRNTEKSGAVSGRGCARGTGRQHTTLMSVVDAHVGASTTGATGVAHGGTGTAYGEGTGERRSVSEAEFTAYVQERRASLYATAYHLTGDRFEAEDLLQSALFSTYRAWDRISDKAAVGGYLRRTMTNLHISAWRRRKLNEYPTEELPETVGDTDAMRGTELRAVLWQALARLPELQRTMLVLRYYEGRTDPEIAEILDISVGTVKSSIWRSLRRLREDEVLSFGRDEEESFGELVA, from the coding sequence ATGAACACGCTGCACAGCACCAGCACTAGCGCAGTTGTCACGCGGCTCCACGACGTCGTCCGGAACACGGAGAAGTCCGGTGCGGTGAGCGGGCGGGGGTGCGCTCGCGGCACCGGGCGTCAGCACACCACGTTGATGTCGGTGGTTGACGCACACGTGGGGGCAAGCACCACGGGGGCAACGGGGGTCGCCCACGGGGGAACGGGGACCGCGTACGGGGAGGGCACGGGGGAACGCCGGTCTGTGTCGGAGGCGGAGTTCACCGCCTACGTCCAGGAGCGTCGTGCCTCCCTGTACGCAACCGCCTACCACCTGACCGGAGACCGCTTCGAGGCCGAGGACCTGCTGCAGAGCGCGCTGTTCTCGACCTACCGGGCGTGGGACCGGATCAGTGACAAGGCCGCGGTCGGGGGCTACCTCCGCCGCACCATGACCAATCTGCACATCAGCGCGTGGCGCCGCCGCAAGCTGAACGAGTACCCGACCGAGGAACTGCCGGAGACCGTCGGCGACACGGACGCGATGCGCGGCACCGAACTGCGCGCCGTCCTGTGGCAGGCGCTCGCCCGGCTCCCCGAACTCCAGCGGACGATGCTGGTCCTGCGTTACTACGAGGGCCGCACCGACCCGGAGATCGCGGAGATCCTCGACATCAGTGTCGGCACGGTGAAGTCCAGCATCTGGCGGTCCCTCCGCCGGCTGCGTGAGGACGAGGTCCTCAGCTTCGGCCGTGACGAGGAGGAGTCCTTCGGGGAGCTTGTCGCCTGA
- a CDS encoding aldehyde dehydrogenase family protein, with protein sequence MSDRLTVFKTYKLYVGGKFPRSESGRVYEVTDSKNNWLANAPLSSRKDARDAVVAARKAFGAWSGATAYNRGQVLYRVAEMLEGRRAQFVHEVADAEGLSKSKAAAQVEATIDRWVWYAGWTDKIAQVVGGGNPVAGPYFNLSSPEPTGVVAVLAPQESSFLGLVSVLAPVIATGNTAVVVASERSPLPALSLGEVLATSDVPAGVVNVLSGRTSEIATPLAAHQDVNAIDLAGADDVLAKELEIAAADNLKRVLRPQPVDDWSAAPGIDRMTAFLETKTVWHPTGSLGASGSAY encoded by the coding sequence ATGTCTGACCGCTTGACTGTCTTCAAGACCTACAAGCTGTACGTCGGCGGGAAGTTCCCGCGTTCCGAGAGCGGCCGGGTGTACGAGGTGACGGACTCGAAGAACAACTGGCTGGCGAACGCGCCGCTCTCCTCCCGCAAGGACGCCCGTGACGCGGTCGTGGCCGCGCGCAAGGCGTTCGGCGCCTGGTCGGGAGCCACGGCCTACAACCGCGGCCAGGTCCTCTACCGCGTCGCCGAGATGCTGGAGGGCCGCAGGGCGCAGTTCGTCCACGAGGTGGCCGACGCGGAGGGCCTGTCGAAGTCGAAGGCGGCGGCCCAGGTGGAGGCCACGATCGACCGCTGGGTCTGGTACGCGGGCTGGACCGACAAGATCGCCCAGGTGGTCGGCGGCGGAAACCCGGTCGCGGGCCCGTACTTCAACCTGTCCTCCCCCGAACCGACGGGTGTGGTGGCGGTCCTGGCCCCCCAGGAGTCGTCGTTCCTGGGCCTGGTCTCGGTCCTCGCCCCGGTGATCGCGACGGGCAACACGGCCGTGGTGGTGGCTTCGGAAAGGTCCCCTCTCCCGGCCCTCTCCCTCGGCGAGGTCCTGGCCACCTCCGACGTCCCCGCCGGCGTGGTCAACGTCCTCTCCGGCCGTACGTCGGAGATCGCGACGCCCCTCGCCGCGCACCAGGACGTCAACGCGATCGACCTGGCCGGCGCGGACGACGTCCTGGCGAAGGAACTCGAGATCGCCGCGGCCGACAACCTCAAGCGCGTTCTGCGTCCACAGCCTGTGGACGACTGGTCGGCCGCGCCCGGCATCGACCGCATGACGGCGTTCCTGGAGACGAAGACGGTCTGGCACCCGACGGGGTCGCTGGGCGCGTCGGGGTCGGCGTACTGA
- a CDS encoding PH domain-containing protein — protein sequence MSTSDQASASTPGKPDNRPDDKPVYKDRAYRSPAGLVGGVLLLGLIAWLGGDAVVSGDGRTPWLALASMLVAVPVVVAFSVRPAVFANDDRLRVRNPFRVIELPWASVVSLRSGYTNEVIDESGTKYQLWAIPVSLRGRKKAHRQQAREARRGAKGGGDGLTADAGRPVRAEADQVMVDLRDLCEARAKAAGAQGEPSVRWAWEIVGPAAAGAVLLAVLIALG from the coding sequence ATGAGCACCTCGGATCAGGCCTCCGCGTCGACGCCCGGCAAGCCCGACAACAGGCCCGACGACAAGCCCGTCTACAAGGACCGGGCCTACCGGTCGCCCGCCGGGCTCGTGGGCGGCGTGCTGCTGCTCGGGCTGATCGCCTGGCTCGGTGGGGACGCCGTGGTGTCCGGCGACGGGCGTACGCCCTGGCTGGCGCTGGCCTCGATGCTGGTGGCCGTGCCGGTGGTGGTCGCGTTCTCGGTGCGGCCGGCTGTGTTCGCCAACGACGACCGGCTGCGGGTGCGCAATCCGTTCCGGGTGATCGAGCTGCCCTGGGCGAGCGTGGTGTCGCTGCGGTCCGGCTACACGAACGAGGTCATCGACGAGAGCGGCACCAAGTACCAGCTCTGGGCGATCCCCGTCTCGCTGCGGGGGCGCAAGAAGGCCCATCGGCAGCAGGCCCGGGAGGCGCGTCGGGGCGCCAAGGGCGGCGGTGACGGGCTCACCGCCGACGCCGGGCGGCCCGTGCGGGCGGAGGCCGATCAGGTCATGGTCGATCTGCGGGACCTGTGCGAGGCGCGGGCGAAGGCGGCCGGGGCGCAGGGGGAGCCGAGCGTGCGGTGGGCCTGGGAGATCGTGGGGCCCGCGGCGGCCGGGGCCGTGCTGTTGGCGGTACTGATCGCGCTGGGGTGA
- the afsQ1 gene encoding two-component system response regulator AfsQ1 — MPSLLLIEDDDAIRTALELSLTRQGHRVATAATGEDGLKLLREQRPDLIVLDVMLPGIDGFEVCRRIRRTDQLPIILLTARSDDIDVVVGLESGADDYVVKPVQGRVLDARIRAVLRRGEREANDAATFGSLVIDRAAMTVTKNGEDLQLTPTELRLLLELSRRPGQALSRQQLLRLVWEHDYLGDSRLVDACVQRLRAKVEDVPSSPTLIRTVRGVGYRLDTPQ; from the coding sequence GTGCCTTCCCTGTTGCTGATCGAGGACGACGACGCCATCCGCACGGCCCTGGAGCTCTCACTGACGCGCCAGGGGCACCGTGTCGCCACCGCCGCCACCGGCGAGGATGGTCTCAAGCTGCTGCGCGAACAGCGGCCGGATCTGATCGTTTTGGACGTGATGCTGCCCGGCATCGACGGCTTCGAGGTGTGTCGGCGGATCCGGCGCACCGACCAGCTGCCGATCATCCTGCTCACCGCGCGCAGCGACGACATCGACGTCGTGGTGGGCCTGGAGTCGGGTGCGGACGACTACGTGGTCAAGCCCGTGCAGGGGCGGGTGCTGGACGCCCGGATCCGCGCGGTGCTGCGGCGCGGTGAGCGCGAGGCCAACGACGCCGCGACCTTCGGCTCGCTCGTGATCGACCGCGCGGCGATGACCGTGACGAAGAACGGCGAGGACCTCCAGCTGACGCCCACCGAGCTGCGGCTGCTTCTTGAGCTGAGCCGCCGCCCCGGACAGGCCCTGTCCCGGCAGCAGTTGCTGCGTCTGGTGTGGGAGCACGACTACCTGGGCGACTCCCGCCTGGTGGACGCATGTGTACAGCGGCTGCGCGCCAAGGTCGAGGACGTACCGTCGTCGCCGACCCTGATCCGTACCGTGCGCGGCGTGGGCTACCGGTTGGACACGCCTCAGTGA
- a CDS encoding VanZ family protein, producing the protein MQPQGTNGRGAGVRVRVAGGVLLAAHLAVVAWITLRPLDVTWMSPANLRPFAGIRADLALGWPEAAHRIGEGLALLAPLGVLLPMLHGRLAVSPLASLARSVAAGALLSLAIELLQTGVPGQVVDIDSILLNSVGVGLAHVAVVPALRSALRRRAKTRVGAARLLPEELSQGRTPTIPRVGMAP; encoded by the coding sequence GTGCAGCCTCAAGGTACGAACGGCCGTGGCGCCGGGGTCCGTGTCCGTGTGGCGGGGGGTGTCCTCCTCGCCGCACATCTCGCGGTCGTTGCCTGGATCACGCTGCGCCCGCTGGACGTCACCTGGATGAGTCCGGCGAATCTGCGGCCGTTCGCGGGGATCAGAGCGGATCTGGCGCTCGGCTGGCCGGAGGCGGCCCACCGCATCGGCGAGGGGCTGGCGCTGCTCGCCCCGCTGGGCGTCCTGCTGCCGATGCTGCACGGCAGGCTCGCCGTGTCGCCGCTCGCCTCGCTGGCCCGGTCGGTCGCGGCCGGGGCGCTGCTGTCGCTGGCCATCGAGCTGTTGCAGACCGGGGTGCCCGGTCAGGTCGTGGACATCGACTCGATCCTGCTGAACTCGGTCGGCGTGGGCCTCGCCCATGTCGCGGTCGTACCGGCGCTCAGGTCGGCGTTGCGGCGGAGGGCGAAGACGCGGGTGGGGGCGGCCCGGTTGCTCCCCGAGGAGCTGTCTCAGGGTCGGACCCCGACGATTCCCAGGGTGGGGATGGCCCCATAG